The DNA window ATCCTGTGCATCTTAATCCATTTtgtgaaatgataaaaaaaggaaatttgtGTGGTGAAAATTCGGTCTCTGAGAAGATAAATGCTGCGCTTTCTTTTTGGGCTACCCGCTGCGGCCGGCCATTTTATCATTTCAAACACGAGAGAATCATGTAATTTGCTCGCTACCGTGCTGCACTAGCACCCACCACAGCGGACGTGTACGCGTATCCCGTTGAGTAGAAGTGTGATGCGATGTTTTCGATGTGTGTGTGGCGCGGCGTTGCTATATGTTTGAAAAGTGTTGCCGATTGCACATATCCAAGGTTAAAAGTTTATGAAAAGCAAGTGATGGAAAGTTAAAATTGTTTTAATAAAGTTTTTTCAAAGTGAAAATATCACCAGTTTCCTGGTAGAGCCGCATTTTACAATTTGTTTAGTCTAGTGAATTGGTGTCCTGAAAATGTGTAGCGGTTTGCAAGTCCTTCAGGTAAGTTTATGATGTTCACCCTTATTATTGTTTACGACGAAcacgagattcgttcgaaagtggtttgtattcttgtttacgacagcaaaatcaaatggtCTTACTATTCGTGCGAAtcactttcgaacgaatctcgtaTTCGTCgtgaacaagaataagggtggtTATTTTAAAAACTTGATAATAAAGACAAATTATTTGCAGCCTTTATAGGTATTAGGACGGATAATTTTTATCGAAGGTTTAATTGTTTTGCgacacaattattttaaaaagcgtTCTCCACGATGCAGGAACCTAGCCTTATTTATCCAACACATTAACCTTAGCTTAATGTGTTGGATAAATATATTATTCTGTATAGGAGCCTTATATATAAGTCCGAAAGTGTGAAGTTTAGCTTAAAATGATATAAAGCAATTATTATATTGGTTGTTTTAAGCAACTCAATAGTTGCAGTACGATGACATTTTACTATCTTTTATATTAACATCGGTATAACCTATAGCCACTAAAAAGCATGGCTATCCTACAACTTTCACCTCCGTGTGTGCTGATTCGTATCAGGCGCAGGAATTAACAAAGCTACAACAAAGCCCGTCCAGTCCGCATATAAATCATCTATGTTCGACATAGACCCCTACAATATTCTCGATCAGTAGTGGTGCCCTTAAACGACGATAGACGCCGCTGTTGCGTAAGCTCCGATCAGTACGGAAGACGTCAAAGTTTGTACCAAAAGCGTTCATTGAGGGAGTGCTTTTACTAAGCCATGTCTCTGTAAGGGCAATTATATCGTAGCATTCATTCGAATTTCCAATGAAATATTTATCGATTCTTGTGTTCATGCAGCCTACGTTCTGTGATAAGTTATTTGCAGGTTTGAATGCCACGTTCGACTGGAAGCAAAGCGCAGATCAGTGCTtgtattgaaaaaatcggtttcgTACTTGCCGTTTGCATTGATTTGGAAAATCCCTTCACGGCTGTCCAACTAAAAAAGTTTACATAGCTGGTCTCGTAAGGTCGCATGGCGGAGTATATCAATATCTCACGATTTCCGACGATGTCGTAATCTTTTCATTTGTGTCTCCTATGGGTCTCGAATCTTAACGTAATTAGTCGAATATACCTCCTTTGAGATAAAGATATCTACAAATATCACAACCTGCTTGAATACTGCAAAGCACTTTAGTCGAGCGACTGAAAATATTGTTCGGATAAATAAGTCATTTGCTGCTGCTAATGTTCTATTTGCAAAAGCGGATTTATTAGAATAATATTACATAAATTTATCATGCATCATGAATTCAATATTGTATATGTATAAAGCGACTGTATGCTTTAATAGTGAAAATCTAAATgctaaataaaatattgtataAGGTTTACCGCTATCAACTTACTATGTACACAAAGATGGCGAACTTTGCTACTTCGAATCAGTAGGTAAATAGAAATCGGGAACATATTCGGATTGGTAGCTTTGTCTTCGATTTATCTACTATCTACGCGCAAAAATCGACCCTCAACTTATCGTTTTTAAGCTTGGATGGAAATTGGTACATCTTACTACTGTCCAGCGAGAACAGATTATATCTTGTTTAAACTCCATATTTTATTCCAAAGACTATTCGGGAATTaagcaaaaactatttttatggTTACTTCCATTCATGTGTTACGATTTTCCTGTTTATCGATATTTCTGCCGCAACTATGTCCTTTCAAATGTCTTGATGAAGTGCGCTGTAGATATAACTTTAATGATTttacaaaatatgaaaaatagactttttTAAATGCAACAAATACTTATTTTCTGTTTCAGTTCAAGGAAAACACTACGCAATTCCGAAGCAGTCTAACTTTCATTTTCCTTCTCTATCCAATCGCAAGGGAAGTGTGCGTGTAAATACATGACTTCCcacaatacaaaaaaatattccagCGTAAAACATATTGCTCATCGCGGCTATATTTTAACATCGGCTGTATTACAGTTTTTAGACGGAGTCTTGGTCGAGATCACGGCTGGTCTGCGCAATATAGTTGAGTAATTGAGTTGGCCTAATGAACCTATATCAGTGAAGTGCGAGTTTGGAAAATTGTTCTGCTCTAGGAGTTGGTttactaaacaaaaaaaaactggaatgaGCGTGGAATCGAAGGAATGTTGTGCATTTTCGGTGAGCCGATTCTGTACAAGTCTGCTAATCTGGAAAAGTGAACCaattgtttggaaataaagcgGCTTTtaccgcttcggatccttggtctCGGTTATGGGACAAAGCCAAGAGCTACTTGGTATATAGAATCAAAGAACGGGTCATgtctgaaagaaggaatcaacctcTAAGTTTGAGTAAACTGGTCAAACGTGTGGATCAGCAGTCTACTTGCGGGGGTTATTCGGTATATAAATTTATAGAACAGCTCATgactgaaagaaggaatcaactcgCTCAATCGTGAGCTGTTCTTCTTACAAACATGACCAGTTCGTTGAATCTGCATGCTAAATAAGTTCGCCACCAAACTGTTGAACTGCTCGTTTGCCCgatttaattaaataataagaGTTGAttcttcttttaaacatgaacagttctttgaatctatatACCATATAGTCTTTGGTTTTGTCGCCTAGCTGaaaccaaggatccgaagcggtgCAAGCCCCTGAGGATCTGCCGGGCGAGGTTGCTGCCGACCCGCCGCCGGAAGCTGCGACCTTTCACAAGCAAACCgatgatccactcgtttgtcccgagttactcaaacataggagcCATCAACTATGTGGTGTAGCCACGTTAGACGTGTTATGCTAAATAGAGCATTCCAATCCATCCCCCTTCATATTGcgacaaatgtcaaaataaactcagatgccaaatttcacatcatttggacaattttagaccccgccCATtcacttgaagtttttgacattggcactatgggaaaatatgaaggaaaaatacattaaaatgCACTTTTTAAACAACAATAGCTTTGTAATAAAAGTATCTTCGTTTCCTAAAAAATAGGggaagctagagttttggggaattttgtccaaaaaaccctattaacaattatggttttatgatagttttctagccactgataaaacttatggcatattcgtttttgacagtgcactacaccggtgtagtcggtgctacactcattcaaacttgggtgtaatcagtctatctctttctttgcactacaccggtgtagcaccaagaaaaaacgaaaacgccattagattgcacttgtagcgtgctataaaacatcAATTATTACTTGGGAAATGCTTTATTCTGAATAACCATTCTGCTCTATGccgaaaatcatacatttttgcatctaatgtgaaatttttttggaaatcgaacGCGACCTTTGCAAcgtttgtccgaatacgagaaacTTGGGGTTGTAAGGCATTTTGTCAGTCATATCaaatttaatcattttctcgtgcatgtatctctattattctttaatcaattttttattaaaagtgcCTTGTTGATCGTGGAAAATTCTCAAGAACAAAAtggaaatagattcgttaccggtaaaattcggAAACATCAGATTTTTGACAGGACTAGGAATTTGCTCAGAAATACAaatcgtgttttcgttttttggagctagcgtcaatccggcgctagcttagttctgtcattaagttagtgtcgaattctgatgagaagaAGTCGAtacacaaattccataacttaTGTAGTTATTGGTCGAATGAACGTCGAACGGAGCAAACACACTATTCAATTCCAAGAGTATAATAGAAGTTCAATTACAGCAGTACGAAATAACCAAGCCACTCAAAGCTAGTTTGAGTACACTAATTAATGTAAATAATGTAAACAGATTTAAAAAAAGCAACTGACGTTCATTATGAAGAATAAAATGTTCTTCATGCTACAACACTACCTAAAATCACGAAACGAAGGAAGAGTGTTATAAAAAAATCAGGGTCAGGCattgcgtagttggtaaattgattgccttgtacgctgctcacctgggttctattcccaaccctgcacatagagttagaaatttttctaaaaagaTTTTTGTCACCCGaaaaaaaagaggcgaatgaccattaggttgaaaacctctataatcaaaaattaTAATCAAATAAGCTGTAGGCCCTACCACACTTCACTGGCTAATTTATAAGCGAAATCAAACGTTCCTCTGCACAGTTGTTTAGGTTAATTTTCTTTTGTTGCTGGGGCTTCGGTTGCACCTGCAAAATAAGTTTCTAACAATAGCAGCTGTGGGGTAATTGGAAATACTTCACAGTAATACAGTTTGCAGCAGAGCTTGATCAATCACATTCAAACGCTTCCTTCAGTAGACATCTCAATTTGGTTCGTTCAATTTACTCATGttttttgttcattgttttaTACAGTGGTAAAATAAGTTACAACCAAGTACTTTCTACTTAGTAATACTACGTTTTGTGTCCTGGCTACAAAATGGTTGCAAAATTGGTTTGTTTTAgtttagtagtagtagtagtaggtAGTAGTAAAGATGCGATTTCTACGCGATAAATCTGTGTAGACAAATAAATTATGGTCACCGTACAACTTTGCctaagctttctgtttcccaTCGTGATATAGTTTCAAAATACCATCGTCGACACTAAATGTACTATGAAATGCAAGGAATGTTGTTGCGTTCTTTGTCTGTCTGATGGATGCCTATTTTTTAAACGTTCTCTAAAGTGTAGAACCTACCGGTCACCGCTAAACATACAAGACACGAATAGGATAAGCGATTTATCATACCTGTGTTACGCACTGCGCGTATTTTTCCAACTCTTTCTGTAGTGTTTTAACTTTATCGGTTTCGTCGCGAAGCATTTGCCGCAAAGCTTCAATTAAATTGTTCTGTGTGCTAAGTTGTTTTTCCATTCGAGTAACTTTCTGCTCTAGATCCTGTACGCGAGAGCACACATTATCGGAGGTGACCGGAACCATACCACCTGCGGATGGTCCAATAGCAGTAGTAGTTGTCGCTCCGCTGCTGCTGCTAGGAGTTCCATTCTTGATAGTTGCGGGCGTCGCCAGTTCTGATATTCCACCGCTAGTTGACGTGATGTGGATTGTCTTGGTATTCCTTGTGGTGGGTGTCGGTGATATGCTACGATTCCGCAGGTTCACACTGACCGGACGATTGCTGCTGACAGCAGCAGCAGAGGGTTCGTTCGCATTGTTCGCACTGCCACTGTCAGACGAGATGGCAATCTTTGTTGAAAGGGCAGACATTGACTTGGTCAAAGCGGAGCTAttgttgctgctgctactgctggtCTGATCTACACTGTTGGTGGAGGTTAACATATGCTGATGGCAACTAGTATCCTTTCTACTGGACGTGATCAAGTCAAAGGAACTAttattgttgtgaatattattagtCGTTGTGGTGGAAGTCACGTCGGTCGCACCGGTAGTAGCAGACCTCTCGGAAAGTCGGGTGCGTCCGGAAGCAGTTACAGATGACGACGATACCGCGTTTGATGAACTAATGTGGAATGACTTGGAAATATTATCGAACTTATTCTCCTCCTGTACATGATTGCTGTTGGATATCACCGCGTGATGCTCGGGTGATTTTGAGTCATTAACATTCGGTGAGGTCTTTTTCGCCTGGCTTGCTTTTAGTTCATCCATCCAGGGCACCTTATGTTTTTCCCATTCTCTAGCCTTTGGCTTAGCAATAAACTCATCTTCAATGTTGTTACTGTGATGGCTAACATTCAATAAATCCGGTTTCGGTGACTCCATTTCCGCATTGTGCGATAATTGTTGGAACAAGCCAGAGTTACCGTTGCTCATTCCGTTGCTGCCGGATTCACCAATTATACTACCAGCAGATGTCGGTGGCCTTCTTTTCGGTGCTTTTGCACGATTCGCACGCATATCCTTCAGCACTGAACCACGCTCGACGTGACCAAGTTCGGACTCATCTCGGGAAAGTCTCTCGCCACTAACGTTCTTTTCGTTGTTATCTGCTACCTCCGATTTTATCTTACTTCCTCCCACACCATCCATACTATCGTGGCTTGCCGATTTGCTTTCCCCTCCTTTCACCTTCTGTTTCAGCCCGGAAAATAGATTATTCGTCACACTCGTAATCGAAGGGCTTTTCTTAATCGGCACCTGCGGTTTCTTGCCAAGCACCGGCGGAGGTGTAGCCTTTTTCTCAtctaaactttccaaactcttGCGAATCTCCGATGTTTTATTATCCAAACTCTTCCGTGGAGGCTTTTCGGTAACTGGGCCGGTCGTAACGCTGTTTGCCGATGAGTTGTCCACTTTTCGACTGTCCAGCGACTTACGATGGGCGGCAACGTTGCCGAAAGTGGGCGAACCTGTAGCTACCGCTTGACCACCACCACCAGACTCATTGAGGGAATCCTTAGAGCCGAAGCTTTCCTTCCGATAGGCACTGTTCGGGTGTCCACCGGTGCTTGGCTTGCTTGCCAATATTTTGCTCGTTTGAGGAGGACGTTCTGGTTTGGCGTGGAACGATTCTTTAACGGGTGAGACTGGAATGAAATATGCAAGTGGTTATCTTTTTTTGTCAAATTAGATAGCAGATTAGTTCGATAAATATTCGAAAGgtgcaaaaaatatattgattagATACCAGAACAAAGCAGTGATAATGTATATGACGCATCTGTGTTTTAGCCGAAAATCTAACCTGTGATATGGATTTAGGCTAGTAATAACTGATACTTGGCGAAGAAAAAGTTATGTACGAAAGGAATTTTCCTAACAAAATAGACAAAACCCACCAAACAAAACATGAAACCATCTTTAAAAACACTCACCTTCCGGTGGCAGTGCAAGCACAAAATTGTCCGGAAACACTCCGATGCGACCTCGCAATTCGCCCTTCCACCAGCCCTTATCCGGTAAGTCCTTGCTCAGGATGGTAATGATATCACCTTCGACCAGCTTCAATTCGTCATCGTTGGTCGGTGTATAAGCAAAAAGAACTCTGCACAATTCTCGCACTGGTTTCGGTGGTAGCGATGGTGCATCGGGCAACACCGTTTGCTGCTGAACCGGTGTCACATGGTCCAAATCTTCCCTGGAGCTGCTCAAACTGCTCCGGCTCTTGTTTAAACTGTTATTCTTTGTAAGGCTACCACCACCTAAACTGCCATCCAATGCCGTTGCTTTAGCTCCGGTGCTACTTATACGGTTGGCCGAAGTTGGTGAGGCGGATTCGATTGGTTCGACAAAGTTCGATGGGAACACACCAACTTTTCCGTTCAGTTTGCCTCGCCACCAACCTTCCTCTACCtggaaacaaaacaaatcagtAAAAATCGATTAACGCCCTTTAAACTCATCATTTATTTACCTCCTCGAAAATCTCTATGACATCACCGACCGCCAGCGTCAGCTCATCTGGTTTGTTTTCCCGGTAGCTGTAGATAACTTTACATCTTCTATTCTGGGTGGCAGTCTTGTCCCTTTGCGAACGAGAAAATGGATAATTAACCAATCGCACAACCTAACTTCATAATTTTACCTCAGAACGACTGGATTGGTATCGTCTGGTTCCAGCACTTGCACAAAATTATCCGGAAACATACCGGTCCTGCCGGTAGCCGTCAACGTGCCTTCCCACCAGCCTCCCGGCTGAATCTTGATGTTGGTAATAATGGCACCTTTCTTCAGCGTCAGTTCATCTGCTTCCTTAGCCGTGTAGTCGTACTCGACGATAGCGCTTACTGCAATCCGAGGGAAGAAAAGGGAATGAAATAATGTTAAAATACAAACTTATTTCAACAATGGGCTAACATTACTGCTTGCGACAAATCGAAT is part of the Topomyia yanbarensis strain Yona2022 chromosome 1, ASM3024719v1, whole genome shotgun sequence genome and encodes:
- the LOC131676935 gene encoding serine-rich adhesin for platelets isoform X2, whose protein sequence is MFPDNFVQVLEPDDTNPVVLRDKTATQNRRCKVIYSYRENKPDELTLAVGDVIEIFEEVEEGWWRGKLNGKVGVFPSNFVEPIESASPTSANRISSTGAKATALDGSLGGGSLTKNNSLNKSRSSLSSSREDLDHVTPVQQQTVLPDAPSLPPKPVRELCRVLFAYTPTNDDELKLVEGDIITILSKDLPDKGWWKGELRGRIGVFPDNFVLALPPEVSPVKESFHAKPERPPQTSKILASKPSTGGHPNSAYRKESFGSKDSLNESGGGGQAVATGSPTFGNVAAHRKSLDSRKVDNSSANSVTTGPVTEKPPRKSLDNKTSEIRKSLESLDEKKATPPPVLGKKPQVPIKKSPSITSVTNNLFSGLKQKVKGGESKSASHDSMDGVGGSKIKSEVADNNEKNVSGERLSRDESELGHVERGSVLKDMRANRAKAPKRRPPTSAGSIIGESGSNGMSNGNSGLFQQLSHNAEMESPKPDLLNVSHHSNNIEDEFIAKPKAREWEKHKVPWMDELKASQAKKTSPNVNDSKSPEHHAVISNSNHVQEENKFDNISKSFHISSSNAVSSSSVTASGRTRLSERSATTGATDVTSTTTTNNIHNNNSSFDLITSSRKDTSCHQHMLTSTNSVDQTSSSSSNNSSALTKSMSALSTKIAISSDSGSANNANEPSAAAVSSNRPVSVNLRNRSISPTPTTRNTKTIHITSTSGGISELATPATIKNGTPSSSSGATTTTAIGPSAGGMVPVTSDNVCSRVQDLEQKVTRMEKQLSTQNNLIEALRQMLRDETDKVKTLQKELEKYAQCVTQV
- the LOC131676935 gene encoding serine-rich adhesin for platelets isoform X1; translation: MEKTGVSAIVEYDYTAKEADELTLKKGAIITNIKIQPGGWWEGTLTATGRTGMFPDNFVQVLEPDDTNPVVLRDKTATQNRRCKVIYSYRENKPDELTLAVGDVIEIFEEVEEGWWRGKLNGKVGVFPSNFVEPIESASPTSANRISSTGAKATALDGSLGGGSLTKNNSLNKSRSSLSSSREDLDHVTPVQQQTVLPDAPSLPPKPVRELCRVLFAYTPTNDDELKLVEGDIITILSKDLPDKGWWKGELRGRIGVFPDNFVLALPPEVSPVKESFHAKPERPPQTSKILASKPSTGGHPNSAYRKESFGSKDSLNESGGGGQAVATGSPTFGNVAAHRKSLDSRKVDNSSANSVTTGPVTEKPPRKSLDNKTSEIRKSLESLDEKKATPPPVLGKKPQVPIKKSPSITSVTNNLFSGLKQKVKGGESKSASHDSMDGVGGSKIKSEVADNNEKNVSGERLSRDESELGHVERGSVLKDMRANRAKAPKRRPPTSAGSIIGESGSNGMSNGNSGLFQQLSHNAEMESPKPDLLNVSHHSNNIEDEFIAKPKAREWEKHKVPWMDELKASQAKKTSPNVNDSKSPEHHAVISNSNHVQEENKFDNISKSFHISSSNAVSSSSVTASGRTRLSERSATTGATDVTSTTTTNNIHNNNSSFDLITSSRKDTSCHQHMLTSTNSVDQTSSSSSNNSSALTKSMSALSTKIAISSDSGSANNANEPSAAAVSSNRPVSVNLRNRSISPTPTTRNTKTIHITSTSGGISELATPATIKNGTPSSSSGATTTTAIGPSAGGMVPVTSDNVCSRVQDLEQKVTRMEKQLSTQNNLIEALRQMLRDETDKVKTLQKELEKYAQCVTQV